Proteins from a genomic interval of Xylocopa sonorina isolate GNS202 chromosome 4, iyXylSono1_principal, whole genome shotgun sequence:
- the LOC143423300 gene encoding uncharacterized protein LOC143423300 isoform X2: MPRSIRDSDEDFDTKLGRKGRTLVGPTSVDSPRRSSRIKLNVRQNDSSPDSSLSDSSNISNTQTRLRTRRVTAMDSSASNENHRSLRSRMNSVSLDISEVMNVDLGTPTKKTKGASNDTSKGGNSRRSKRLTRAGSEANSPPSRATRNTRASSMEPESSTGTKNMEQLRNESTSTLTKTNRRISMIPSEATVIEEKEEFRKIAVVALDRLEHMSTINKKNESLSISKDTCNASRNSLCDTIVEEKDEADHNHDDNSTKKLHHKPPEDLISNSSKEKSRFTNDEVISNDDENNVKTDETLSADVTKHKEPLVDKESQMCSQSEKQDTSKELKDDDLNNFKDKHENNSDKENIKVKVTSDLKNTENATSNALLSSPKSLPISNINANELTDERSKSPCIGAKRMPRRSRQLSELSNDNVSEKECTSIVNPVNSSTVECIDFSDKEEDDSERIRIFNTSADSTPIEMSKSPSIIGIANSSISNSSIEILDCSDFPQDNELNEQLEKIDSKEYKTDVSAKSDVPNAEKSISKNEEPNEEECKMQIESDKLNASEDGCNETSCVEMQSPSHSNNVEQSEPMDAKSTTEHTTVSEHTQCSETKEETNNLSLSMNIVSKSLDASISSKDSVLTNTNKNNVSNVIKTSQSSVVAETSVEFVEGRENMSKEKAPEKEEKSKKVSAQDDSVTLREQCTNVSESNKNKSDSNQTLSKDHQENMEIDDNDPDVSAVNLFQDIPVTEWTEKYAVSDKNSVHSLSTERLENESEGECDLVLVDREAWLNTENIRPEKESSDYDSDDTVLLKAQKDSMKEQNDEETLMDASIVERKLKVSKSKSSNKSNKRKVMEQKGSKNKEEITKGADVTQDTKDGMQNEEDISVKEVNKSATTNNKQSALKLDVSESHRKSLKIEENVSLNKSKLSEDVSKKRKSLNKSSQEADNKLKESSNVEIERKRKSLSISNCEENETNNTELSTENVLVSFEGDDKNESLNKSLKKKVKAQRVDVNITEESTVDEKSDMEKAKKKEMKKNVSAISNVGLDISESKNGSDGEKEEQSEKDSVDDDVAALKRRTNTSETNKNNSNSEQAVSKEHKKNMVIDDNDSDENVDNQSITLPNFLFGGASSSDDDNDSDKTMDSDIQKEYNLHGKDIGKFSDDDVPGDECRASETESSDPDDNGSDLADFVVDDDEEEEGESEVDESEETENEELDKEEDAEVNQNDDEDEMQEEEDKKVEKEVVLGENKKEKQNEDSISKSLQTKKSKQKRTSSSFIVEDIEQSLNESQLIFGKKVQAFNKSMTCSTPKIGLTKQEKNDMKTTKKHDFSNTKETENIVMKEKVNLKKLNKINGNESLMHKSLPSEFVNIETKTNLSRPMSSKVEELNKTTLVSTTETPTTKFLRKEKLNESAPVLKGSKLKKLIKANNNKEQNDQVEQDENANEPNVEMAQDTNDSLKKKLLKVADNILENDRPKKRKKRKQLAMTEPTNLVLFENDSQGNRDSEAVEQNKDNVSTSDIDNNNEAIKVEKKKKKKKTDNADMQMKELAELKVKSRDIDIVKKRKKKMKTVENVSDLMGNNEETKIVKNQKKVLDTLQNENNLNEQLPKKKQRKQKLLSNNNTSQEDKEALREQLPKKKKKVLWENNALQSIEEGSATKISKKKQKSLKNNPDQDENMLVKKVPKKKQKLSQNNFDQEDEDPSFRMVLRKKQKLLKNSFDQDENMMVEIAPKKIQKLSKNNSDQDENTSLRKVRQKKQKLLKNSFDQDENASTEKMSKKKQKLSSEDTKTEHIKCTEVIYRPQQSYDAVLDSDEAPETVAFSKARDEALEILKRTADSIKANKEMKKKKRKDHIERMHTEREMKVKKLELKSEVEAQKTNVTRLPDDVVRNLSDVPFRSPQKNSRKRRLSPETKDTTFLDRKSKKPKNMYVEDDFTVPSCAGSTTEFRIVNLQKMKKKKKIPQVGAFRQRMLARNSRQPISAYLMYLEKQKASGKNKFCNKPY; the protein is encoded by the exons ATGCCACGCTCCATAAGAGATTCTGATGAAGATTTTGATACGAAGCTCG GTCGCAAAGGTCGTACCCTCGTCGGGCCAACATCGGTTGATTCACCACGCCGTAGTTCACGAATTAAATTGAACGTTAGACAAAATGATTCTTCGCCTGACTCGTCTCTAAGTGATTCGAGTAATATTAGTAATACACAAACAAGGCTTAGAACACGTCGAGTTACAGCTATGGACAGCTCGGCGTCGAATGAAAATCACAGAAGCTTACGTTCTAGGATGAATTCTGTATCCTTAGATATCAGTGAAGTGATGAATGTAGATCTTGGCACACCAACCAAGAAAACTAAAGGCGCTTCTAACGATACGTCTAAGGGGGGTAACAGTCGAAGGAG TAAACGACTCACAAGAGCTGGTTCAGAAGCCAATTCACCGCCATCGAGAGCTACTCGTAATACAAGAGCCAGTTCAATGGAACCTGAAAGTAGCACAGGAACTAAGAACATGGaacaacttcgaaatgaatcaaCGAGTACATTGACTAAGACGAATAGACGAATTTCAATGATTCCATCAGAAGCAACTGTTATAGAAGAGAAAGAGGAATTCAGGAAAATTGCAGTGGTGGCATTAGATC GTTTAGAACACATGTCAACAATCAACAAGAAAAATGAATCACTGTCAATTTCAAAAGATACGTGCAATGCAAGTCGTAATAGTTTGTGTGATACAATTGTAGAAGAAAAAGATGAAGCTGATCATAATCACGATGACAATTCCA CTAAAAAATTACACCACAAGCCTCCTGAAGATCTCATTTCAAACAGTTCGAAAGAAAAAAGTAGATTTACTAATGATGAAGTGATATCAAATGATGATGAAAATAACGTGAAAACTGACGAGACATTGTCTGCGGATGTTACAAAACATAAAGAACCTTTAGTAGACAAAGAATCTCAAATGTGTTCACAAAGTGAAAAGCAAGACACGTCTAAGGAATTAAAAGATGacgatttaaataattttaaggATAAACATGAAAATAATAGCGATAAAGAGAATATTAAAGTGAAAGTTACTAGTGATTTAAAAAATACAGAGAATGCAACTTCTAACGCATTGCTGTCAAGTCCAAAATCTTTGCCCATAAGCAATATAAATGCAAATGAACTCACTGATGAAAGATCCAAATCTCCATGCATTGGAGCAAAACGAATGCCACGTCGTTCAAGACAATTATCAGAATTATCGAACGATAATGTTTCTGAAAAGGAATGTACTAGCATCGTTAATCCAGTTAACAGTTCGACAGTCGAATGTATAGATTTCTCGGATAAGGAAGAAGATGATTCAGAACGGATCCGAATATTTAATACAAGCGCGGATTCAACGCCAATTGAAATGAGTAAAAGTCCTTCTATAATCGGGATTGCGAATTCAAGTATAAGTAATAGTAGTATCGAAATATTGGATTGCTCAGATTTTCCACAAGATAATGAATTAAATGAACAGTTGGAGAAAATTGATAGTAAAGAATATAAAACAGATGTGAGTGCCAAAAGTGACGTTCCGAATGCAGAAAAAAGTATTAGTAAAAATGAAGAACCTAACGAAGAAGAGTGCAAAATGCAAATTGAAAGCGATAAGTTAAATGCATCAGAAGATGGGTGCAATGAAACAAGTTGTGTTGAAATGCAGTCACCTTCCCATTCAAATAACGTAGAACAATCAGAACCAATGGATGCAAAATCAACTACTGAACATACTACGGTTTCAGAGCACACACAATGTTCTGAAACTAAGGAAGAGACTAATAATTTGTCTCTCAGCatgaatattgtttcaaaatccttGGATGCTTCTATTAGCTCAAAGGATTCTGTATTAACTAACACGAACAAAAATAATGTAAGTAATGTGATTAAGACCAGTCAATCTTCCGTTGTTGCAGAGACTTCCGTTGAGTTTGTTGAAGGAAGGGAAAACATGTCTAAGGAGAAAGCaccagaaaaagaagaaaaatcaaAGAAAGTTTCTGCGCAGGATGATTCTGTAACGTTAAGAGAACAATGTACAAATGTATCTGAATCGAATAAAAATAAATCAGATTCTAATCAAACATTATCTAAGGATCATCAAGAAAATATGGAGATAGATGATAATGATCCTGACGTAAGTGCGGTGAACTTATTTCAAGATATTCCAGTCACTGAGTGGACAGAGAAATATGCCGTTAGTGATAAGAATTCTGTACATTCCTTGTCAACGGAAAGATTAGAAAATGAAAGTGAAGGTGAATGCGATCTGGTTTTAGTCGATAGAGAAGCGTGGTTAAATACGGAAAATATAAGGCCAGAAAAAGAATCTTCCGATTATGATTCAGATGATACAGTCCTGTTAAAAGCTCAGAAAGATTCTATGAAAGAGCAAAATGATGAAGAAACACTGATGGATGCCTCGATAGTTGAACGCAAATTAAAAGTCAGCAAAAGTAAATCTTCTAATAAATCTAATAAACGAAAGGTTATGGAACAAAAAGGTAGCAAAAATAAAGAAGAGATAACAAAAGGGGCAGATGTAACGCAAGATACGAAAGATGGGATGCAAAATGAAGAAGATATAAGTGTAAAGGAAGTGAATAAATCTGCTACAACAAATAATAAACAGTCTGCTTTAAAACTCGATGTTTCTGAATCACATCGTAAGTCTCTGAAAATAGAAGAAAACGTATCTCTTAACAAAAGTAAATTATCTGAAGATGTCTCGAAAAAACGAAAGTCGCTTAATAAATCGTCGCAAGAGGCAGATAATAAGTTAAAAGAATCTAGCAATGTCGAAattgaaagaaaaaggaaatctTTAAGCATATCTAATTGCGAGGAGAATGAAACAAATAACACCGAATTGTCAACTGAAAATGTACTTGTATCTTTCGAAGGAGATGACAAAAATGAATCGTTGAATAAATCgttaaagaaaaaagtaaagGCACAACGGGTAGATGTGAATATTACGGAAGAGTCAACAGTTGACGAGAAATCAGACATGGAGAAGGCTAAAAAGAAGGAAATGAAGAAAAATGTTTCAGCTATAAGTAATGTTGGATTGGACATCAGCGAAAGCAAAAATGGTTCCGACGGCGAAAAGGAAGAACAGTCAGAGAAAGATTCTGTAGATGATGATGTTGCAGCGTTAAAACGACGCACAAATACATCTGAAACaaacaaaaataattcaaacTCTGAACAAGCAGTATCTAAGGAACATAAGAAAAACATGGTAATAGATGATAATGACTCTGACGAAAATGTAGATAATCAGTCTATTACATTACCTAACTTTTTATTTGGTGGTGCGAGCAGCAGCGACGATGATAATGATTCGGATAAAACCATGGATTCTGATATTCAGAAGGAGTATAATCTTCATGGCAAAGACATAGGTAAGTTTTCCGACGATGATGTACCAGGCGATGAATGTAGAGCATCAGAGACAGAATCATCAGATCCAGATGACAACGGATCAGATCTTGCTGATTTTGTTGTGGACGACGACGAAGAGGAAGAAGGTGAAAGCGAAGTAGACGAGAGTGAAGAGACAGAAAATGAAGAATTGGATAAGGAAGAGGATGCTGAAGTAAATCAAAATGATGATGAAGATGAAATGCAAGAAGAGGAAGATAAAAAAGTGGAAAAAGAAGTAGTGCTAGgagaaaataagaaagaaaaacaaaatgaAGATTCCATTTCAAAATCTTTACAAACAAAGAAATCTAAGCAAAAACGAACCTCCAGTTCGTTTATAGTTGAAGATATAGAACAATCATTAAATGAGTCCCAATTAATTTTTGGTAAAAAAGTGCAGGCATTTAATAAATCCATGACATGTAGTACACCCAAAATTGGGTTAACCAAACAAGAGAAAAATGACATGAAAACCACTAAAAAGCACGACTTCTCTAATACAAAAGAGACTGAAAATATAGTAATGAAGGAAAAAGTTAATTTGAAAaagttaaataaaattaatggCAATGAAAGTCTTATGCATAAAAGTCTTCCATCTGAATTCGTTAACATAGAAACAAAGACCAATCTTTCACGGCCAATGTCTTCCAAAGTTGAAGAACTAAATAAAACAACACTAGTTTCAACCACTGAAACTCCTACGACAAAGTTCTTAAGAAAAGAAAAACTGAACGAAAGCGCACCAGTATTAAAAGGGAGTAAATTGAAAAAATTAATAAAGGCCAATAATAATAAAGAACAGAATGATCAAGTTGAACAAGATGAGAATGCTAATGaaccaaacgtagaaatggctCAGGATACAAATGATTCATTGAAAAAGAAGTTGCTTAAAGTAGCAGACAATATATTAGAGAATGATCGTCCGAAAAAACGTAAGAAGCGAAAGCAACTAGCAATGACAGAACCAACTAACCTTGTGTTATTTGAAAACGATTCCCAAGGAAATAGGGATTCAGAAGCTGTTGAACAAAACAAAGATAATGTATCTACTAGTGATATTGATAATAATAACGAAGCAATAAAggtagagaaaaaaaagaagaaaaagaagacagATAATGCTGATATGCAAatgaaagaattagcagaattaAAAGTAAAAAGCCGTGATATCGATatagtaaaaaaaagaaagaaaaagatgaaAACAGTTGAGAATGTTTCAGACTTGATGGGTAATAATGAAGAGACTAAAATAGTAAAAAATCAGAAGAAAGTTTTGGATACCTTGcaaaatgaaaataatttaaatgagcAATTGCCaaaaaagaaacagagaaaGCAAAAATTATTGTCGAACAATAATACTTCACAAGAAGATAAAGAAGCGTTGCGTGAACAGTTGcctaagaaaaagaagaaagtatTATGGGAAAATAATGCTTTGCAGAGTATTGAAGAAGGTTCAGCTACAAAAATTTCCAAGAAAAAACAAAAATCATTGAAAAATAATCCAGATCAAGATGAAAATATGTTGGTTAAAAAAGTTCCTAAGAAGAAACAAAAATTATCTCAAAATAATTTTGACCAGGAGGATGAAGACCCTTCATTTAGAATGGTCCTTCGGAAGAAACAGAAATTACTGAAAAATAGTTTCGATCAGGATGAAAATATGATGGTTGAAATAGCTCCTAAGAAGATACAGAAATTATCAAAAAATAATTCTGATCAGGATGAAAACACTTCACTTAGAAAGGTCCGTCAGAAGAAACAGAAATTACTGAAAAATAGTTTCGATCAGGATGAAAATGCTTCAACCGAAAAGATGTCgaagaaaaaacaaaaattaTCTTCAGAAGACACGAAAACGGAACATATAAAATGTACTGAAGTAATATATAGACCACAACAATCTTATGATGCGGTATTAGATTCGGACGAGGCGCCAGAAACAGTTGCATTTTCTAAAGCTAGAGATGAAGCGTTGGAAATTTTAAAGCGCACTGCTGACAGCATTAAAGCTaataaagaaatgaaaaagaagaaacgaaagGATCATATAGAAAGAATGCACACGGAAAGAGAAATGAAGGTTAAGAAACTGGAATTGAAGAGTGAAGTGGAAGCACAAAAGACTAACGTTACACGACTTCCGGATGATGTTGTTAGAAATTTGTCGGATGTTCCATTCAGATCGCCGCAAAAGAACTCACGGAAAAGGAGATTGTCGCCAGAAACGAAAGACACAACATTCCTGGATCGAAAATCTAAAAAACCGAAGAATATGTACGTAGAAGACGATTTTACTGTACCAAGTTGTGCTGGAAGTACAACCGAATTTAGAATCGTTAATCTtcaaaaaatgaaaaagaaaaagaagattccGCAAGTAGGTGCATTTAGACAaagaatgcttgctaggaattcgcGGCAGCCCATATCCGCTTACCTAATGTATTTGGAGAAGCAAAAGGCGTCAGGTAAAAATAAGTTTTGTAATAAACCATATTAA